The DNA segment CAAACCCGAAACCCTCGGTGCGGTGCTCGACGCCCGGACCCAGGGCAAGAAAGACACGACGATCTTCTTCCAGGCCGACAAGGGCGTGGACTACGGCGACCTGATGAGCGTGATGGATGCCCTGCGGGCAGCCGGCTACCTCAAGGTCGGTCTGGTCGGACTTGAGACGGCAGCCAAGAAATGATCACGACGCGCCACAAACTGACGCGTTATGGCACCAGCCTCGCCGTCGTGCTGGGCGTCCACGCCGTCGCGATCATCCTCGCGCTCCAGTGGTCGGCGCCACAGATGGTGCAGTTGCCACCGGCTGCCATGGTCATCGACCTGGCGCCGATGCCAGCCCCACCCCCTCCGGCCCCGCCGAAGGTGGTGACGCCACCGCAACCGCCGGCACCGGTGGAAGAGTTGCCCTTGCCGAAACTGGCCGAGGCACCCAAGCCCACGATTTCCGTGCCCAAGCCGGTCAAGCCAAAGCCTAAGCCGCAGCCGCCCAAGCCTGAGAAAAAGGTCGAGCAGCCCAAGGAGAAACCCTCCGAGGATCCGCCGAGCGAAACCCCTCAGAACAACGCGCCTTCGGAGAAATCCGCGCAGCCGCAACCCGGCCCTTCGCCGGCACAGATCGCGGCCAAGGCCACCTGGCAAAGCACGCTGCTCGGTCACCTGGCGAAGTACAAGAAGTACCCGCCAGGCGCCCAGGCCCGTGGCAAGGAAGGCTTGAACCGCTTGCGGTTCGTGGTGGATGCCGAAGGCAAGGTGCTGTCCTATGAGCTGGTGGGCCGCTCCGGCAACGCCGACCTGGACCGCGCTACCCTGGAGATGATCCGTCGCGCCCAACCGCTGCCCAAGCCTCCGGCCGAGATGTTGACCAACGGCAGCATCGAAATCGTTGCGCCGTTTGTCTACAACATCGAGAAGCGCCGCCGCTAACCCCTGGGGGAGCGGGTTTGTGTGGGAGCGGGCTTGCCCGCGATGACGGTGTAACAGTCAACATCCACAGTGACTGACACACCGCCATCGCGAACAAGCCCGCCCCCACACAAAACGGCCAACGCCATTAAGCAAAATCCCCCGCACAAACCGCTCAATCCCCAATCAAGCTCTGATAACGTGCGTCTATCGTTTGCAGCCGGTATGCTTGGCCCGCAACCTCATGGACGCCCGCTATGACTCTTACAGAATTACGCTACATCGTGACCCTCGCCCAAGAGCAACACTTCGGCCATGCAGCCGAACGTTGCCATGTCAGCCAACCGACGCTGTCGGTGGGCGTGAAAAAGCTTGAAGACGAACTCGGTGTGCTGATTTTCGAGCGCAGCAAAAGCGCCGTGCGCCTCACCCCGGTTGGCGAAGGCATTGTTGCCCAGGCGCAGAAGGTGCTGGAGCAGGCCCAGAGCATTCGTGAGCTGGCCCAGGCCGGCAAGAACCAGCTGACCGCCCCGCTGAAAGTCGGCGCGATCTATACCGTCGGCCCGTACCTGTTCCCGCACCTGATCCCGCAACTGCACCGCGTCGCGCCGCAGATGCCGCTGTATATCGAAGAAAACTTCACCCACGTACTGCGCGACAAACTGCGCAACGGTGAGTTGGACGCGATCATCATCGCCCTGCCTTTCAACGAAGCCGACGTGCTGACATTGCCGCTCTACGACGAGCCGTTCTATGTATTGATGCCGGCCTCGCACCCG comes from the Pseudomonas shahriarae genome and includes:
- a CDS encoding TonB family protein produces the protein MITTRHKLTRYGTSLAVVLGVHAVAIILALQWSAPQMVQLPPAAMVIDLAPMPAPPPPAPPKVVTPPQPPAPVEELPLPKLAEAPKPTISVPKPVKPKPKPQPPKPEKKVEQPKEKPSEDPPSETPQNNAPSEKSAQPQPGPSPAQIAAKATWQSTLLGHLAKYKKYPPGAQARGKEGLNRLRFVVDAEGKVLSYELVGRSGNADLDRATLEMIRRAQPLPKPPAEMLTNGSIEIVAPFVYNIEKRRR
- a CDS encoding hydrogen peroxide-inducible genes activator, which codes for MTLTELRYIVTLAQEQHFGHAAERCHVSQPTLSVGVKKLEDELGVLIFERSKSAVRLTPVGEGIVAQAQKVLEQAQSIRELAQAGKNQLTAPLKVGAIYTVGPYLFPHLIPQLHRVAPQMPLYIEENFTHVLRDKLRNGELDAIIIALPFNEADVLTLPLYDEPFYVLMPASHPWTQKDTIDASLLNDKSLLLLGEGHCFRDQVLEACPTLTKGNDGAKHTTVESSSLETIRHMVASGLGISILPLSAVDSHHYAAGVIEVRPLTPPVPFRTVAIAWRASFPRPKAIDILADSIRLCSVAKPPAAN